One genomic region from Listeria monocytogenes encodes:
- the mdrT gene encoding cholic acid efflux MFS transporter MdrT produces the protein MNSTAVEQPVDVNGKSYSRSLLVVTMIIGAFVAILNQTLLATALPMIMDDLHITAATGQWLTTAFLLTNGIMIPITALLIEKISSKTLFITAMTVFTIGTIIASVAGSFPILLTGRIVQAAGAGIMMPLLQTIFLLIFPREKRGAAMGLMGLVIAFAPAIGPTLSGWIVDSYDWRVLFLILIPIAVIDIILAFFGMKKVVKLTDTKIDFLSIVMSSIGFGALLYGFSSAGNDGWGDTTVITMLIVGVVVIALFVWRQLVIDNPMLELHVFKYPVFSLSVILGSIVTMAMIGAEIVLPLYIQTIRGESALQSGLLLLPGAIIMGIMSPITGIIFDKIGAKWLTITGVTILTIGTIPFMFLTMDTPLWYIVVFYAVRFFGISMAMMPVSTAGMNALPNHLINHGSAVNNTIRQIAGSIGTAVLITVLTNVTKDNMPGKALMATDPASFAQKAQDASLDGMRAAFMVAAIFAAIGMILSLFLKTKKQEPIVKEYTK, from the coding sequence TTGAATAGTACAGCAGTAGAACAGCCTGTTGATGTTAACGGGAAATCTTATAGTAGAAGTTTATTAGTAGTAACAATGATTATTGGGGCATTTGTAGCGATTTTGAATCAGACGTTATTAGCGACGGCGCTACCAATGATTATGGATGATTTGCATATTACAGCAGCAACAGGGCAATGGTTAACGACAGCTTTCTTGCTGACAAATGGGATTATGATTCCAATTACAGCACTTTTAATTGAAAAAATTAGTTCGAAAACGTTATTTATTACGGCGATGACTGTATTTACAATTGGTACAATTATTGCATCTGTGGCGGGTTCATTCCCGATCTTGCTTACTGGTCGTATTGTTCAAGCGGCGGGTGCGGGGATTATGATGCCATTACTTCAAACAATCTTCTTGCTAATTTTCCCGCGTGAAAAACGTGGGGCGGCAATGGGGCTGATGGGACTCGTTATTGCGTTTGCTCCAGCAATTGGGCCAACTTTGTCTGGTTGGATTGTGGATTCGTATGATTGGCGCGTATTATTTCTTATTTTAATTCCAATCGCGGTTATCGATATAATTCTAGCGTTCTTTGGAATGAAAAAAGTAGTGAAGTTAACTGATACAAAAATTGATTTTCTTTCTATTGTAATGTCTTCGATTGGTTTTGGGGCATTGCTATACGGATTTAGTTCAGCGGGTAATGATGGTTGGGGAGATACAACGGTTATCACGATGTTGATTGTTGGTGTCGTTGTTATTGCACTATTTGTTTGGCGCCAACTAGTTATTGATAATCCGATGCTTGAACTACATGTGTTTAAATATCCGGTATTTTCATTGTCTGTTATTCTTGGTTCAATTGTAACAATGGCAATGATTGGTGCGGAAATTGTGTTACCACTTTATATTCAAACAATTCGCGGGGAGTCGGCGCTTCAATCAGGTCTATTATTACTTCCGGGTGCGATTATTATGGGGATAATGAGTCCAATTACGGGTATTATTTTCGATAAAATTGGGGCGAAATGGTTGACGATTACCGGGGTTACCATTTTGACTATCGGTACAATTCCATTTATGTTCTTAACGATGGATACGCCACTTTGGTATATTGTAGTATTTTATGCCGTGCGGTTCTTCGGTATTTCAATGGCAATGATGCCAGTTTCGACAGCGGGTATGAATGCACTTCCTAACCACTTGATTAACCACGGTTCGGCAGTAAATAATACGATTCGACAAATTGCTGGTTCAATCGGGACTGCGGTACTTATTACTGTTTTAACGAATGTAACCAAAGACAATATGCCAGGAAAAGCGCTTATGGCGACGGATCCTGCTAGTTTTGCTCAAAAAGCGCAAGATGCTAGTTTGGACGGAATGCGTGCGGCGTTTATGGTTGCAGCGATTTTTGCGGCTATTGGGATGATCTTAAGTTTATTCCTAAAAACCAAGAAACAAGAGCCAATCGTCAAAGAATATACGAAATAA
- the fdhD gene encoding formate dehydrogenase accessory sulfurtransferase FdhD, translating into MDIVSYQKIRRFEAGTFQEIESSVATEYPLTIYVNDQELVTIVCTPEYLEDLVVGFLTSEGIVRGPRDIDSVDIIEATGHAKVSANFVNKFNAKYRGKRYITSCCGKSRENFYFQSDASLVNVKQNGNLQLTTDMIFRLMEKFEQNSATFHQTGGVHNAALCSSAEIIYSRMDIGRHNALDKIYGRALQDGTSTEDKAIIFSGRISSEILVKTAKLGCGIILSRSAPTELAINMAEELNITTVGFIRGDRLNVYSGFERIT; encoded by the coding sequence ATGGATATTGTTTCGTACCAAAAAATCCGTCGTTTTGAAGCGGGCACTTTTCAAGAAATCGAATCAAGTGTTGCGACCGAGTATCCGCTAACTATCTACGTCAACGACCAAGAACTCGTGACCATCGTCTGCACGCCAGAATATCTGGAAGATTTAGTTGTGGGCTTTCTGACATCGGAAGGCATCGTTCGGGGCCCTCGAGACATCGATTCCGTGGATATCATCGAAGCGACTGGACACGCCAAGGTTAGCGCTAATTTTGTGAACAAATTCAATGCCAAGTACCGCGGCAAGCGCTACATCACCTCGTGTTGCGGCAAGTCCCGGGAAAACTTCTACTTCCAATCAGATGCCTCACTCGTCAATGTGAAGCAAAATGGGAATCTGCAACTAACAACCGACATGATTTTTCGCTTAATGGAAAAGTTTGAACAAAATTCTGCTACATTTCATCAAACTGGTGGTGTGCATAATGCGGCACTATGTAGTTCAGCGGAAATAATATACAGCAGGATGGACATAGGTCGCCATAATGCCTTAGATAAAATATATGGTCGCGCCTTGCAAGACGGGACATCTACTGAAGATAAGGCAATTATTTTTAGTGGGCGCATTTCTTCGGAAATCCTCGTTAAAACAGCAAAACTAGGTTGCGGAATTATTTTGTCTCGTTCTGCCCCAACCGAACTGGCGATTAATATGGCCGAAGAGTTAAATATTACAACAGTTGGCTTTATCCGGGGCGATAGGTTAAATGTCTATTCCGGATTTGAACGAATCACGTAA
- a CDS encoding DUF1641 domain-containing protein: MAEPISTIRDTKKTPEELEKERLEQMKADIAEQDSGFIEILETVKLLQESGALEALNSAIKARGDITKTFLNEWRKEPMTNAINNMMISSKLLTDTKPEQTEEMIANLKNAAKKAEESAKNDEIMGMLAMMKALKDPDINRALRYGATFLKEVGQTLK; the protein is encoded by the coding sequence ATGGCAGAACCAATTTCAACGATTCGTGATACAAAAAAGACCCCGGAAGAATTGGAAAAAGAACGTTTAGAACAAATGAAAGCGGATATTGCTGAACAAGATTCTGGTTTTATCGAAATCTTAGAAACGGTAAAGTTACTGCAGGAGTCGGGGGCACTTGAAGCTTTGAATAGTGCGATTAAAGCGCGCGGAGATATTACGAAAACTTTTCTGAATGAATGGCGTAAGGAACCGATGACGAATGCGATTAATAACATGATGATTTCGAGCAAGCTATTAACCGATACAAAACCAGAGCAAACTGAGGAAATGATAGCCAATTTGAAAAATGCTGCGAAAAAAGCAGAGGAAAGCGCGAAAAACGATGAAATCATGGGAATGTTAGCGATGATGAAGGCGCTGAAAGACCCCGATATCAACCGCGCACTCCGGTATGGTGCGACCTTTTTAAAAGAAGTTGGGCAAACATTAAAATAA
- a CDS encoding SAM hydrolase/SAM-dependent halogenase family protein translates to MTKQLLVLQSDFGISDGAVSAMYGVINSVSIDLQIYDLTHQIPQFNIWEASYRLLQTVTYWPEDTIFVSIVDPGVGSKRRSVAVLTEDGHYIITPDNGTLTHIAHYGTIKAVRLIDEEKNRLPKSGASHTFHGRDIFAYTAARLAAGVINFEDIGPAANPDSIVSLSLSDSYLEGDQAFGTIDIIDRPFGNLWTNIRRTDFFELGANYGDSIEVLIKHHDRIVYKNFVTYSRSFADLRIGEALIYVNSLDNLGLGINQGSFVDAYSVGTGTSWKVTLKKV, encoded by the coding sequence ATGACAAAACAACTACTTGTTTTACAATCTGATTTTGGTATTAGTGATGGTGCAGTTAGCGCCATGTACGGCGTGATTAATAGCGTTAGCATAGATTTGCAAATATATGATTTAACACATCAAATTCCTCAATTTAATATTTGGGAAGCATCCTATCGTTTACTCCAAACCGTGACTTATTGGCCCGAAGATACCATTTTTGTTTCGATTGTTGATCCTGGAGTTGGTTCGAAGCGTCGAAGCGTCGCCGTTTTAACAGAAGATGGTCATTATATTATTACGCCAGACAATGGAACCCTAACTCATATCGCGCATTACGGAACAATTAAAGCAGTTCGTCTCATTGATGAAGAAAAAAATCGTCTTCCAAAGTCAGGTGCATCCCATACATTTCACGGTCGAGATATTTTCGCTTATACCGCTGCTAGGCTCGCAGCCGGCGTAATTAATTTTGAAGATATTGGCCCAGCTGCCAACCCCGACTCCATTGTCTCCCTTAGTTTAAGCGACTCTTATTTGGAAGGAGATCAAGCTTTCGGAACCATTGATATTATCGACCGCCCATTTGGTAACCTTTGGACAAATATTCGTCGGACCGATTTTTTTGAGCTGGGCGCAAACTATGGCGATTCCATTGAAGTCCTCATAAAACACCACGACCGTATAGTTTATAAGAATTTCGTTACTTATAGCCGCTCATTTGCAGACTTACGGATCGGCGAAGCACTCATCTACGTCAACTCACTCGATAACCTCGGACTCGGTATCAATCAAGGTTCTTTCGTAGACGCTTATTCAGTCGGCACCGGCACCAGCTGGAAAGTCACCCTTAAAAAAGTATAA
- the brtA gene encoding bile-regulated transcriptional regulator BrtA → MKEKKQRIIKSAKEVFQKQGYLKTSVQDMVDAAGISKGTFYNYFTSKEELAIVIFKQEYSVLHQRLEYTMGLDGTKKDNFTECLKIIIHFYTENGEILNITFSQTMIDDDFNAFLQNVRLKNMEWVKYQLLEVYGEETKPYINDITMLLSGMAAMYVFASGSKNVNTGLIERAIPYVVRRLDALVKDILESGEIVFTEADTENLVPDQTMIRKKRLAKLREALEELNVGIENADIADSDKWQYKESMNALVGEINNNEAPRDFMVQGTLLYLKQHVPASLTKEVNKLEACVNGLL, encoded by the coding sequence TTGAAGGAGAAGAAGCAGCGGATTATTAAGTCGGCTAAAGAGGTGTTTCAAAAACAAGGGTATTTGAAGACGTCTGTACAGGATATGGTTGATGCAGCTGGGATTTCTAAAGGGACTTTTTATAATTATTTTACTTCGAAAGAGGAACTGGCAATTGTGATTTTTAAGCAGGAGTATTCTGTTTTGCATCAGCGTTTGGAGTATACGATGGGGCTAGATGGGACGAAGAAGGATAATTTTACGGAGTGCTTGAAGATTATTATTCATTTTTATACGGAGAATGGGGAGATATTGAATATTACTTTTTCTCAGACGATGATTGATGATGATTTTAATGCGTTTTTACAGAATGTTCGGCTGAAAAATATGGAATGGGTTAAATATCAGTTGTTAGAGGTTTACGGGGAGGAAACGAAGCCGTATATTAATGATATTACGATGCTACTTAGTGGTATGGCAGCGATGTATGTCTTTGCTAGTGGTAGCAAGAATGTTAACACAGGGCTGATTGAGCGGGCGATTCCTTATGTTGTGAGAAGACTTGATGCGCTTGTTAAGGATATTTTGGAGAGTGGAGAGATTGTATTTACGGAAGCGGATACGGAAAACCTTGTGCCAGACCAAACGATGATACGGAAGAAGCGTTTGGCTAAACTCCGGGAAGCGCTTGAGGAGCTTAATGTTGGAATTGAGAATGCGGATATTGCTGATTCGGATAAATGGCAGTATAAGGAATCGATGAATGCACTTGTTGGTGAGATTAATAATAATGAGGCGCCAAGAGATTTCATGGTTCAAGGAACGCTACTCTATCTTAAGCAACATGTACCGGCTAGTTTGACGAAAGAAGTAAATAAATTAGAAGCTTGTGTGAACGGGCTTTTATAA
- the fdhF gene encoding formate dehydrogenase subunit alpha, translating to MGAKVSVQINGVARDVVEGTRILDYLNAEGIQHPHICYSEQIGPIQSCDTCMCEVDGELVRACSTNLTDGMEIKTNSELAKDAQLEAMDRILENHLLYCTVCDNNNGNCKVHNTTELLGVEKQERPYREKGYLNDFSHPFYRYDPDQCILCGRCVEACQQVQVNETLSIDWERSQPRVIWDDDRPANLSSCVSCGLCATVCPCNALMEKSMLGQAGFMTGLDEDMLEPMIDMVKKVEPNYQTVFAVSEMEAAMRETRTKKTKTVCTFCGVGCTFEVWTKDRKILKVEPTGEGPVNKFATCVKGKFGWDFVNSEKRITTPLIREGNEFVPASWEDAIHLVATKLREIQAKYGNDSLGFISSSKTTNEENYLMQKLARQVFETNNIDNCSRYCQAPASDGLTRTVGIGADSGTVEDIESAGLVIIVGASPADGHPVLASRIKRAQKTRGQKLIVSDLRKHEMAERSDLFIHPKQGTDFVWLTAVAKYMIDQGWHDEVFMENRISNVADYLAFLEPFTLEYAEKETGLSVETLKKVAQMVHEADGTAVCWGMGVTQNIAGSHTSSAIANLLLVTGNFGRHGAGAYPLRGHNNVQGACDMGSLPNVLPGIQPLGNDEVRARFEEAYGVSISSEPGLKNNEMLDAIEAGTLHSMYVIGEEMAWVDSNSNHVQEILASLDFFVVQDVFLSKTAQFADVVFPAAPSLEKEGTFTNTERRVQRLYEVLEPLGDSKPDWWIIQEVARACGRTDWNYDHPSEIMDEIASLAPFFAGVRYDRMQGFNSLVWPVSADGKDMPLLYEERFNFPDGKAQFSTLPYIAPITFPEEYNLTLNNGRLLEQFHEGNLTDKSKGLDYKLPEVFVEVSHELAKERDLESGSLVRLSSPYGRIKLRAVVTDRMKGNEVYVPMHSVSSETAVNLLTSSAGDVRTKTPAYKQTKVNLTVLEKTGKNPLPDHNPRNRKRFPQNGAEVARKWSREDYQPISKVNCACGGNCGCGGKGRNH from the coding sequence ATGGGCGCAAAAGTATCGGTGCAAATTAATGGCGTGGCGCGGGATGTGGTGGAAGGAACGCGAATACTGGACTATTTAAATGCAGAAGGAATACAGCATCCGCATATTTGCTATAGTGAGCAAATTGGACCAATTCAATCTTGTGATACATGTATGTGCGAGGTTGATGGGGAACTTGTGCGGGCGTGCAGCACGAATCTGACAGACGGGATGGAAATTAAAACTAATTCTGAATTAGCGAAAGATGCGCAATTAGAAGCGATGGACCGGATTTTGGAAAATCATTTACTGTATTGTACGGTTTGTGATAACAATAACGGTAATTGCAAAGTACATAATACGACGGAACTGCTTGGTGTGGAAAAACAAGAACGTCCTTACCGCGAAAAGGGATATTTGAATGATTTTTCGCATCCGTTTTACCGTTATGATCCGGATCAATGTATTCTTTGTGGGCGCTGCGTGGAGGCGTGTCAGCAAGTGCAGGTGAATGAGACACTTTCGATTGATTGGGAACGTAGTCAGCCAAGGGTTATTTGGGATGATGATCGTCCAGCGAATTTATCGTCCTGTGTTTCTTGTGGGCTGTGTGCGACGGTGTGTCCTTGTAACGCGTTGATGGAAAAATCAATGCTTGGCCAAGCTGGCTTTATGACTGGCTTAGACGAAGATATGCTAGAACCGATGATTGATATGGTGAAAAAAGTCGAGCCGAATTATCAAACCGTTTTTGCTGTGTCGGAAATGGAAGCAGCGATGCGGGAAACGCGGACAAAGAAAACGAAGACAGTTTGTACTTTCTGCGGGGTTGGTTGTACGTTTGAGGTGTGGACGAAGGATCGTAAAATTTTGAAAGTCGAGCCAACCGGGGAAGGTCCTGTGAACAAATTTGCCACATGTGTAAAAGGGAAATTTGGTTGGGATTTTGTCAATAGCGAGAAACGGATTACGACGCCGCTCATTCGCGAAGGTAATGAATTTGTGCCGGCGAGCTGGGAAGATGCGATTCATTTAGTTGCGACCAAACTGCGAGAAATTCAGGCTAAATACGGCAATGACTCACTTGGATTTATTAGTTCATCTAAGACGACGAATGAAGAGAACTATTTGATGCAAAAATTGGCGCGGCAGGTTTTTGAAACGAATAATATTGATAATTGTTCACGTTATTGTCAGGCGCCGGCTTCGGATGGACTGACTCGGACGGTTGGTATTGGCGCAGATTCAGGGACTGTGGAAGATATCGAATCTGCGGGGCTTGTTATTATTGTTGGTGCATCACCAGCCGATGGGCATCCAGTCCTTGCTAGTAGAATCAAGCGAGCTCAGAAGACACGCGGTCAAAAGCTAATTGTCTCAGATTTGCGAAAACACGAAATGGCAGAGCGTTCTGATTTATTCATTCATCCAAAACAAGGAACCGATTTTGTTTGGTTGACGGCGGTTGCGAAATATATGATTGATCAGGGATGGCATGATGAAGTCTTTATGGAGAATCGTATTAGTAATGTGGCAGATTATCTAGCATTTTTAGAACCATTTACATTGGAATATGCGGAAAAAGAAACAGGATTATCAGTAGAGACGTTGAAAAAAGTGGCGCAGATGGTTCATGAAGCAGACGGGACAGCGGTTTGTTGGGGAATGGGAGTTACGCAAAATATTGCTGGATCTCATACATCGTCTGCAATCGCTAACTTGCTTCTTGTCACTGGGAACTTCGGAAGACACGGTGCAGGCGCTTATCCGCTTAGAGGGCATAATAATGTACAAGGTGCTTGCGATATGGGGTCACTACCTAACGTTCTCCCAGGAATTCAACCACTAGGAAATGATGAAGTTCGTGCTCGTTTTGAAGAAGCTTATGGGGTATCAATTTCATCAGAACCAGGCCTAAAAAATAATGAAATGCTTGATGCGATTGAGGCGGGAACGCTCCATTCTATGTATGTGATTGGTGAGGAAATGGCTTGGGTGGATTCTAACTCGAACCATGTGCAAGAAATCCTTGCGAGCCTTGATTTCTTTGTTGTTCAAGATGTATTTTTATCAAAAACGGCGCAGTTTGCTGATGTTGTTTTCCCGGCAGCGCCTTCACTTGAAAAAGAAGGAACATTCACCAATACAGAGCGCCGGGTACAACGACTTTATGAGGTGTTAGAGCCGCTTGGAGATTCAAAGCCAGACTGGTGGATTATTCAAGAGGTGGCTAGAGCATGCGGAAGAACGGACTGGAATTATGATCATCCGAGCGAGATTATGGATGAAATTGCTAGCTTGGCACCATTTTTTGCAGGGGTTCGTTATGACCGGATGCAAGGATTTAACAGCCTTGTGTGGCCAGTGAGCGCGGATGGAAAGGATATGCCGTTACTTTATGAAGAACGATTTAATTTTCCGGACGGCAAAGCGCAATTTTCGACGTTACCGTATATTGCACCGATTACTTTCCCGGAAGAATATAATTTAACACTGAATAATGGGCGTTTGCTGGAGCAGTTCCATGAGGGGAATTTGACAGATAAGTCGAAAGGGCTGGATTATAAATTACCGGAAGTGTTTGTAGAAGTATCGCATGAGTTAGCGAAAGAACGCGATTTGGAAAGTGGTTCGCTCGTTCGTCTAAGTTCACCGTATGGTCGCATTAAGCTTCGTGCTGTGGTGACTGATAGGATGAAAGGAAATGAAGTTTATGTGCCAATGCATTCTGTGAGTAGCGAAACTGCAGTCAATTTGCTGACTTCAAGTGCGGGAGATGTTCGGACGAAAACACCGGCCTATAAACAAACAAAAGTAAATCTAACTGTGCTTGAAAAAACTGGGAAAAATCCACTTCCTGACCACAATCCGCGTAATCGTAAAAGATTCCCGCAAAATGGGGCTGAAGTAGCGCGCAAATGGTCGAGAGAAGATTATCAACCGATTTCTAAAGTGAACTGCGCCTGTGGTGGTAACTGTGGATGCGGCGGGAAAGGGAGGAATCACTGA